The Deinococcus hopiensis KR-140 sequence GCGCCCCCAGACGGTCGTCGAACGAGCGGCGGGCCCGGGCAAGGTATTCGCGGGCGCTGAGTGGCGCGTATTCCAGCGGGTTTTGCCCCACCCGTGCGGCCAGCCCCCGGCCTTCGAGACGTTCGAGCGTCTCGTAGATCTTGGGACGGGGAATACCCGCCTGACGCGCCACACGCGCGGGAACGGCCCGGCCCAGCGCGAGCAGGGCGGTATAGGCGCGCGCCTCGTACTCGGTCAGGCCCAGCGCTTGCAGGTGAATCACGGCGCTCATCTGCCCTCAGCATACGGGAAAGCGGGAGAATGTAGGGTGGGCACAGCAGGACCGTCTGCCCTTGAGGAACAGGAGGTACGGTCCTCGGAACAGCACGAGCCTCTGGATCTGATCAGCAGGCTCTAATGTTTGTAAAACAAACTGCTTTATAATTCGTTGTGTAGAGGCTGTCTCTCTGTTGTTCTCTCCTGTGCGCCGTTCGGCGTTAGAAAAGAGGTTCTATGCGTTTTGTGAAACTCCTGCTTCCCCTGGTCCTTACGGCCGCTGGCACCGTGCACGCCGCTGTCCCCACGTTGACAAACGGCACGCTCAAGGTTGCGATGGAAGGCACCTACCCGCCCTTTACCTTTAAGGACGACGCCGGAATCCTCACGGGGTTTGACGTGGACGTGGCCAAGGCCGTGGCCGCCAAGCTGGGCCTCAAGCCCGAATTTGTGCTGACCGAGTGGAGCGGCATCCTGGCTGGTCTGCAGGCGAACAAGTACGACGTGATCGTCAACCAGGTGGGCATCACTGCCGAGCGCCAGAAGACCATCGGCCTGAGCCAGCCCTACGCCTACAGCAGCCCCCAGATCATCGTCCGCAAGAGTGGCAGTTTCGCGCCCAAGACCCTGGTGGACCTGAAGGGCAAGCGGGTGGGTGTAGGCCTGGGCAGCAACTTCGAGCAGCAGCTGCGCGCCGCCTCTGGCATCAATGTGGTGACCTATCCTGGCGCGCCCGAGTACCTGGCAGACCTTGCTGCCGGACGCCTGGACGCCGCCTACAACGACCGCCTGCTGGTGGGCTACCTGATTACCAAGAACAAGCTTCCCATTCGCGGCGCAGGCGTGATCGGCCAGCCTGAACCCGTCGGCATTGCCTTCAAGAAAACGAACACGGCCCTGGGAACGGCCATCAACCGCGCCCTGCTGCAGATCAAGGCCGACGGCACCTACGCCAAGATCAGCCGCAAGTGGTTTGGTGAGGACGTCAGCAAGCCGTGAAGTCCAGCCCGGCTTGCTTGACCGGGAGCTGGATTCAGGCACAATCAGGCCCAGGGGCAGGGGAGCGGGAACGCTGACCCTGCCCACCCTTGTTCCGCTCATGCCTGCCGCAAAGGACCTTTTCACATGAACGCCGAGCAGCTGCAACTCATCGCCCAGAGCGCGTGGCAGGCCCTGCCCACCCTGCTCGCCGCCGCACCCATCACCCTGGGGTACGCGTTGGCATCGATGGTGCTGGGTTTGCCGCTTGCGCTGCTGGTGGCCCTGCTGCGGCTCTCGCCGGTGACTCCCCTGCGATTTCTCAGCAGCCTGTATGTCTCGTTTATTCGGGGCACGCCGCTGCTGGTGCAGATTTTCGTCATTTATTACGGCCTGCCCTCGTTCGGGGTCACGCTCAGCCCGCTGTTGGGCGGCGTGCTGGCCCTGACGCTCAACGCAGCGGCCTACCTGTCCGAAACCATGCGGGCCTCCATC is a genomic window containing:
- a CDS encoding transporter substrate-binding domain-containing protein; protein product: MRFVKLLLPLVLTAAGTVHAAVPTLTNGTLKVAMEGTYPPFTFKDDAGILTGFDVDVAKAVAAKLGLKPEFVLTEWSGILAGLQANKYDVIVNQVGITAERQKTIGLSQPYAYSSPQIIVRKSGSFAPKTLVDLKGKRVGVGLGSNFEQQLRAASGINVVTYPGAPEYLADLAAGRLDAAYNDRLLVGYLITKNKLPIRGAGVIGQPEPVGIAFKKTNTALGTAINRALLQIKADGTYAKISRKWFGEDVSKP
- a CDS encoding amino acid ABC transporter permease, translating into MNAEQLQLIAQSAWQALPTLLAAAPITLGYALASMVLGLPLALLVALLRLSPVTPLRFLSSLYVSFIRGTPLLVQIFVIYYGLPSFGVTLSPLLGGVLALTLNAAAYLSETMRASILSVPRGQREAALSLGLTPRQTMRLVVLPQAARVALPSLSNTLIGLVKDTSLVSVITVVELLRSAQLVIARTFEPFGPYLAAALIYWLISSVLELAQRRLEARLSRQG